From Syngnathoides biaculeatus isolate LvHL_M chromosome 19, ASM1980259v1, whole genome shotgun sequence, a single genomic window includes:
- the ercc3 gene encoding general transcription and DNA repair factor IIH helicase subunit XPB isoform X1 produces MGKRDKGDREKKSKKRFYEEDDDEEEVVGGKAQEAIPAAAGKQVDESTTKMDEYGAKDYRSQMLLKNDHSSRPLWVAPDGHIFLEAFSPVYKYAQDFLVAIAEPVCRPNHVHEYKLTAYSLYAAVSVGLQTSDIVEYLQKLSKTSVPDGIVQFIKLCTVSYGKVKLVLKHNRYFVESTFPDVIQRLLQDERIRKCRLSAPDGTDGELITEVIHSKSAISKSVEDKGGPSTSQQSADGQTSVQQVPEDIFSYYEQMDKEEEEEEETQAVSFEIQQDMIEVLQKRCIELEYPLLAEYDFRNDTVNPDINIDLKPTAVLRPYQEKSLRKMFGNGRARSGVIVLPCGAGKSLVGVTAACTVRKRCLVLGNSSVSVEQWKSQFKMWSTIDDSQICRFTSDAKDKPIGCSVAISTYSMLGHTTKRSWEAERVMEWMKSQEWGLIILDEVHTIPAKMFRSVLTIVQAHCKLGLTATLVREDDKIVDLNFLIGPKLYEANWMELQSNGYIAKVQCAEVWCPMSPEFYREYVAIKTKKRILLYTMNPNKFRACQFLIRFHERRNDKIIVFADNVFALKEYAIRLNKPYIYGPTSQGERMQILQNFKHNPKINTIFISKVGDTSFDLPEANVLIQISSHGGSRRQEAQRLGRVLRAKKGMVAEEYNAFFYSLVSQDTQEMAYSTKRQRFLVDQGYSFKVITQLAGMEEEDLMFSTREEQQQLLQKVLAASDLDAEEETVEVGTRPQFSRRTGTMSSMSGADDTVYMEYQGKSKAPSLGKGIHPLFKRFRK; encoded by the exons ATGGGGAAAAGGGATAAAGGGGATCGAG AGAAAAAGTCCAAAAAGCGTTTCTATGAAGAGGATGACGATGAGGAAGAGGTGGTGGGGGGCAAGGCCCAGGAGGCCATACCAGCAGCTGCGGGGAAACAAGTGGATGAATCCACCACCAAGATGGATGAATATGGAGCCAAAGACTACCGTAGTCAGATGCTTCTCAAGAATGATCACTCCTCACGGCCCCTATGGGTG GCTCCTGATGGGCACATCTTTCTTGAAGCCTTTTCACCAGTGTACAAGTATGCACAGGATTTCTTGGTGGCCATCGCAGAGCCGGTGTGCAGGCCCAACCACGTCCACGAGTACAAACTAACGGCTTATTCACTGTATGCAGCTGTGAGTGTGGGGCTGCAAACCTCTGACATAGTGGAGTATCTGCAGAAACTCAGCAAGACCTCCGTGCCTGATGGAATTGTGCAGTTTATTAAG CTGTGCACTGTCAGCTACGGCAAAGTCAAGCTGGTGCTCAAGCATAATAG GTATTTTGTTGAGAGCACATTCCCTGATGTGATTCAACGTCTCCTGCAGGATGAAAGGATCCGAAAATGTCGCCTCTCTGCTCCCGATGGCACAGACGGCGAGTTAATTACTGAGGTCATCCACAGCAAGTCAGCG ATCTCCAAGTCCGTTGAGGACAAAGGAGGTCCTTCCACCTCACAGCAGTCCGCTGATGGTCAAACTTCGGTCCAGCAGGTCCCTGAGGACATCTTCAGTTACTATGAGCAAATGGataaggaggaagaggaggaggaagagactCAGGCCGTATCTTTTGAGATTCAACAG GATATGATCGAGGTGCTACAAAAGCGCTGCATTGAGCTGGAGTACCCACTTCTTGCGGAGTATGACTTTCGGAATGATACGGTCAACCCGGACATCAACATCGACCTGAAGCCGACTGCTGTACTACGACCCTATCAGGAAAAAAGTCTGCGTAAGATGTTTGGCAATGGACGTGCTCGCTCCGGAGTCATTGTGCTGCCCTGTG GAGCGGGTAAGTCTCTAGTGGGCGTAACAGCAGCGTGCACAGTCCGCAAACGTTGCCTGGTATTGGGTAACTCCTCTGTGTCGGTGGAACAGTGGAAGTCCCAATTCAAGATGTGGTCCACTATCGACGATTCTCAAATCTGCCGCTTCACTTCCGATGCCAAGGACAAGCCCATCGGTTGCTCAGTGGCCATCAGCACCTACTCCATGTTGGGCCACACCACCAAGCGCTCGTGGGAAGCTGAGAGGGTCATGGAGTGGATGAAAAGCCAGGAATGGGGCCTCATTATCCTTGATGAAGTACACACTATTCCTG CCAAAATGTTTCGAAGTGTACTGACCATCGTGCAGGCACACTGCAAACTAGGCCTCACTGCTACTCTAGTGAGGGAGGATGACAAGATTGTGGACCTCAACTTCTTAATTGGGCCAAAGCTTTACGAAGCCAACTGGATGGAGTTGCAGAGCAATGGCTATATAGCCAAAGTCCAGTGCGCagag GTGTGGTGCCCGATGTCTCCAGAGTTTTACAGAGAGTACGTGGCCATCAAAACAAAGAAGCGCATCTTGCTTTATACCATGAATCCCAATAAATTCCGGGCTTGCCAATTTCTCATTCGGTTCCATGAGCGGCGTAATGACAAGATCATTGTCTTTGCTGATAATGTCTTTGCCTTGAAAGAATACGCAATTCGTCTTAACAA GCCCTACATCTATGGGCCAACCTCCCAAGGGGAACGCATGCAGATCTTGCAGAACTTCAAACACAACCCAAAGATCAACACAATTTTCATTTCCAAG GTTGGAGACACCTCATTTGACTTGCCAGAAGCCAATGTTTTAATCCAAATCTCCTCTCATGGTGGCTCACGGAGGCAGGAAGCCCAGAGACTTGGTCGAGTTTTAAGAGCCAAAAAAG GAATGGTCGCAGAGGAATACAACGCATTCTTTTATTCGCTAGTGTCTCAAGACACCCAGGAGATGGCGTACTCCACCAAGAGGCAGAGGTTTCTCGTGGACCAGGGCTACAGCTTCAAG GTGATCACACAGTTGGCAGGAATGGAGGAAGAGGATTTGATGTTCTCCACCAGAGAGGAGCAACAACAGCTCCTTCAGAAGGTTCTGGCTGCATCTGATCTTGATGCTGAGGAGGAAACTGTGGAGGTGGGGACAAGGCCACAG TTTTCGCGGCGAACAGGGACCATGAGCTCCATGTCTGGTGCTGACGACACAGTCTATATGGAATATCAGGGCAAAAGCAAGGCACCATCTCTGGGCAAAGGAATACATCCGCTCTTCAAACGCTTCAGGAAGTAG
- the bco1 gene encoding beta,beta-carotene 15,15'-dioxygenase: MDFSKNATECPEPLKAEVKGNIPSWLQGTLLRNGPGIFSVGDTSYDHWFDGMSIMHSFSFKDGEVIHRSRFLRSDTYKANMESNRIVVSEMGTMAYPDPSKNFIVKAITFLNHTVPDFTDNGASNFIKYGQDYFATSETNYIRKIDPVTLETQEKVDYMKFVPVNLASSHPHYDKEGNAYNVGTCVAEKGKTKYLLFKVPAVSPKDKDKKDAALKNVEVICSVPCRSLLTPSYYHSFGMTDNYFIFIEQPFKLDILKMATAYMRGVNWASCLKFCPEDNTLIHLIDRKTGKVTETKYYTEAMVVYHHVNAFEVDGYVVFDVIAYKDSGLYDMFYLSKLKEKPGSHDSSYSKPSYKRFALPVQPSKGAPIGENLVKGTCTTATAVKEKEGKLVCQAEVLYEGIELPRINYDLNSKRHRFVYCNCVEESALSKEIAKFDTETKQVLTWSEINCWPSEAVFVPRPNGEAEDDGVILSSVINTSPDQSNFLLVLDGRTFKELARGYLNTELHKDMHGFFIPHGN; the protein is encoded by the exons atggatttttcaaaaaatgcaaCAGAGTGCCCTGAACCCCTTAAGGCAGAAGTGAAAG ggaACATCCCCTCCTGGTTGCAAGGCACGTTACTACGCAATGGCCCAGGAATCTTCTCAGTGGGGGATACCAGCTATGACCACTGGTTTGATGGCATGTCCATCATGCACAGCTTCTCCTTCAAGGATG GTGAAGTGATCCACAGAAGCAGGTTCCTGAGGAGTGACACCTACAAAGCCAACATGGAATCCAACCGAATTGTTGTATCTGAAATGGGAACGATGGCTTATCCGGACCCAAGCAAAAACTTCATTGTCAA gGCAATCACTTTCCTCAACCACACAGTGCCTGACTTCACTGACAACGGCGCCAGCAATTTTATCAAATACGGTCAGGATTATTTTGCCACCTCAGAAACCAACTACATTCGTAAAATTGACCCAGTCACCCTGGAAACTCAGGAGAAG GTGGACTATATGAAGTTTGTGCCTGTGAACTTGGCTTCATCCCATCCACACTACGACAAGGAGGGTAATGCCTACAACGTCGGTACTTGTGTCGCTGAAAAGGGGAAGACGAAATACCTCCTGTTCAAAGTCCCCGCTGTTTCTCCGAAAG ACAAAGACAAGAAAGACGCCGCTTTGAAGAACGTGGAGGTGATCTGTTCAGTACCGTGCCGCTCACTCCTGACGCCCAGCTACTACCACAGCTTCGGCATGACCGACAACTACTTCATCTTCATCGAGCAGCCCTTCAAATTGGACATCCTCAAAATGGCCACCGCCTACATGCGGGGAGTCAACTGGGCCAGCTGCCTGAAGTTCTGCCCGGAAGATAAT ACCCTGATCCACCTGATCGACAGAAAGACTGGCAAAGTAACGGAGACCAAGTACTACACGGAAGCAATGGTCGTCTACCATCACGTGAACGCTTTCGAAGTTGACGGTTACGTCGTCTTCGATGTGATCGCCTACAAGGACAGCGGCCTTTACGACATGTTTTACCTGAGCAAGTTGAAAGAAAAGCCTGGCTCTCACGACAGTAGCTACTCCAAACCAAGCTACAAGAGATTTGCACTTCCAGTTCAACCAAGCAAG GGGGCGCCCATCGGTGAGAATCTGGTGAAAGGGACGTGCACCACGGCCACAGCAGTGAAAGAGAAAGAAGGCAAATTAGTATGCCAGGCAGAAGTCCTCTACGAAG GGATTGAACTGCCACGAATAAATTACGATCTTAACAGCAAGCGACATCGCTTTGTCTATTGCAACTGCGTTGAGGAATCGGCACTCTCAAAAGAG atTGCCAAGTTTGACACAGAAACCAAGCAAGTACTGACCTGGAGTGAAATCAACTGCTGGCCATCCGAGGCAGTATTTGTCCCCAGGCCGAATGGCGAGGCAGAAGACGATG gCGTGATTTTATCATCGGTAATCAACACCAGCCCCGACCAGTCTAACTTCCTCTTGGTTCTGGATGGCAGAACATTCAAGGAACTGGCTCGGGGTTACTTGAACACCGAGCTCCATAAGGACATGCACGGATTTTTTATCCCTCATGGAAATTAG
- the ppp1r16a gene encoding protein phosphatase 1 regulatory subunit 16A: protein MAADHCELLAEMSTIGRLSATERLKHAQRRRAQQLKAWAQVEKDAARSSKAKADKKKKRTRKITFPSATTLLDAAARNDLDEVRELLNSGVSPDLVNEDGLTALHQCCIDDFVAVVQCLLDAGACINACDSELWTPLHAAATCGHTGLVQLLIQAGADLTAVNADGNMPYDLCEDEATLELLEMVMAEQGITQARIDECRAAKEVAMLADIQSLVQNGADLNSQDDNGTTLLHIASANGYLSVAELLLEHKAKVEIKDCDGWTPLHAASCWGQIQMVELLVAHEASLDTKSILEETPLDVCMDEEVRAKLMDLKHKHDAIMKSQDRHKNTLQKRASSTGSRGKVVRRVSVNERSSLYRREHHKEAMVWQERGREPESQDDDEDRLTDNELHQHAAGGASSHADEPDASIGDRISSLGNGGTSVSLASYVPGEQWRGGGRTERSASYELNPSSGPVEEEGSDSMTREKSHHTLADLKRQRAAAKLNKYPAPPPPLTPPIEEETPGAASEATSSAALRVQAPVMQHHTETVASSSQVFFTPASGDPPLLKLRAPEEEQSTNKEPCCGLM, encoded by the exons ATGGCAGCCGACCACTGTGAGTTGCTAGCGGAGATGTCCACCATTGGGCGTCTGAGTGCCACTGAACGCCTCAAACATGCCCAGAGGCGGCGTGCTCAACAACTGAAGGCATGGGCTCAGGTGGAGAAGGATGCAGCACGAAGTTCTAAGGCCAAAGCggataagaagaagaagcgtaCAAGAAAAATTACCTTCCCCAGCGCCACCACCCTTCTTGATGCAGCTGCACGCAATGACCTGGATGAGG TAAGGGAGCTGCTCAACAGTGGCGTAAGCCCTGATCTGGTCAATGAAGATGGACTGACTGCCCTCCATCAG TGCTGCATTGATGATTTCGTGGCCGTGGTGCAATGCCTGTTGGACGCTGGTGCTTGTATCAACGCCTGTGACAGTGAGCTGTGGACACCGCTGCATGCTGCTGCCACCTGTGGGCACACTGGCCTGGTGCAACTCCTTATTCAAGC TGGAGCAGATCTTACGGCCGTCAACGCAGATGGAAACATGCCTTATGACCTCTGTGAAGATGAGGCCACTCTCGAGCTTCTGGAGATGGTCATGGCTGAACAGG GAATAACACAGGCGCGTATCGATGAATGCAGAGCAGCTAAAGAGGTGGCCATGCTCGCTGACATCCAATCTCTAGTTCAGAATGGAGCTGACCTAAACAGTCAGGATGATAATGGGACAACACTG CTACATATAGCATCTGCCAATGGATACCTGTCTGTGGCGGAGTTGCTGCTGGAACACAAGGCAAAGGTGGAGATAAAGGACTGTGATGGGTGGACCCCGTTGCATGCTGCCTCCTGCTGGGGACAA ATCCAAATGGTGGAGCTGCTGGTGGCCCATGAAGCCAGCTTAGATACAAAGTCAATCCTGGAAGAGACTCCCTTGg ATGTGTGCATGGATGAGGAGGTCAGAGCCAAACTAATGGACCTCAAGCACAAACATGATGCCATTATGAAAAGCCAGGACCGTCACAAGAATACCTTACAAAAACGAGCTTCTAGTACCGGCAGCAGAGG GAAAGTGGTGCGTCGTGTCAGTGTGAATGAGCGCTCGAGCCTGTACCGGCGGGAGCATCACAAAGAGGCCATGGTGTGGCAAGAGAGGGGCCGAGAGCCTGAATCACAAGATGACGACGAGGACCGTCTGACAGATAATGAGCTTCACCAACAT GCTGCAGGTGGAGCCTCGTCACATGCGGATGAGCCAGATGCCTCTATCGGCGATAGAATTTCAAGCCTAGGCAATGGAGGGACATCTGTTTCACTGGCCTCTTATGTGCCTGGAGAGCAGTGGCGTGGTGGCGGTCGCACAGAACGCAGCGCCTCCTACGAGCTCAACCCATCATCGGGGCCTGTAGAGGAAGAAGGCTCAGACAGTATGACTCGGGAAAAATCCCACCACACATTGGCCGACCTGAAACGGCAACGGGCGGCGGCTAAGCTCAATAAGTACCCAGCACCTCCGCCACCTTTGACCCCACCAATAGAAGAGGAGACCCCTGGTGCTGCGTCCGAGGCGACGAGTTCCGCAGCCCTGCGGGTGCAGGCTCCAGTGATGCAGCACCACACAGAGACAGTAGCCTCCTCCAGTCAGGTGTTCTTCACACCAGCCAGTGGAGATCCTCCTCTACTGAAATTGAGAGCCCCTGAGGAAGAGCAGTCTACCAACAAGGAGCCTTGCTGTGGACTCATGTAG
- the ercc3 gene encoding general transcription and DNA repair factor IIH helicase subunit XPB isoform X2 has translation MGKRDKGDREKKSKKRFYEEDDDEEEVVGGKAQEAIPAAAGKQVDESTTKMDEYGAKDYRSQMLLKNDHSSRPLWVAPDGHIFLEAFSPVYKYAQDFLVAIAEPVCRPNHVHEYKLTAYSLYAAVSVGLQTSDIVEYLQKLSKTSVPDGIVQFIKLCTVSYGKVKLVLKHNRYFVESTFPDVIQRLLQDERIRKCRLSAPDGTDGELITEVIHSKSAVPEDIFSYYEQMDKEEEEEEETQAVSFEIQQDMIEVLQKRCIELEYPLLAEYDFRNDTVNPDINIDLKPTAVLRPYQEKSLRKMFGNGRARSGVIVLPCGAGKSLVGVTAACTVRKRCLVLGNSSVSVEQWKSQFKMWSTIDDSQICRFTSDAKDKPIGCSVAISTYSMLGHTTKRSWEAERVMEWMKSQEWGLIILDEVHTIPAKMFRSVLTIVQAHCKLGLTATLVREDDKIVDLNFLIGPKLYEANWMELQSNGYIAKVQCAEVWCPMSPEFYREYVAIKTKKRILLYTMNPNKFRACQFLIRFHERRNDKIIVFADNVFALKEYAIRLNKPYIYGPTSQGERMQILQNFKHNPKINTIFISKVGDTSFDLPEANVLIQISSHGGSRRQEAQRLGRVLRAKKGMVAEEYNAFFYSLVSQDTQEMAYSTKRQRFLVDQGYSFKVITQLAGMEEEDLMFSTREEQQQLLQKVLAASDLDAEEETVEVGTRPQFSRRTGTMSSMSGADDTVYMEYQGKSKAPSLGKGIHPLFKRFRK, from the exons ATGGGGAAAAGGGATAAAGGGGATCGAG AGAAAAAGTCCAAAAAGCGTTTCTATGAAGAGGATGACGATGAGGAAGAGGTGGTGGGGGGCAAGGCCCAGGAGGCCATACCAGCAGCTGCGGGGAAACAAGTGGATGAATCCACCACCAAGATGGATGAATATGGAGCCAAAGACTACCGTAGTCAGATGCTTCTCAAGAATGATCACTCCTCACGGCCCCTATGGGTG GCTCCTGATGGGCACATCTTTCTTGAAGCCTTTTCACCAGTGTACAAGTATGCACAGGATTTCTTGGTGGCCATCGCAGAGCCGGTGTGCAGGCCCAACCACGTCCACGAGTACAAACTAACGGCTTATTCACTGTATGCAGCTGTGAGTGTGGGGCTGCAAACCTCTGACATAGTGGAGTATCTGCAGAAACTCAGCAAGACCTCCGTGCCTGATGGAATTGTGCAGTTTATTAAG CTGTGCACTGTCAGCTACGGCAAAGTCAAGCTGGTGCTCAAGCATAATAG GTATTTTGTTGAGAGCACATTCCCTGATGTGATTCAACGTCTCCTGCAGGATGAAAGGATCCGAAAATGTCGCCTCTCTGCTCCCGATGGCACAGACGGCGAGTTAATTACTGAGGTCATCCACAGCAAGTCAGCG GTCCCTGAGGACATCTTCAGTTACTATGAGCAAATGGataaggaggaagaggaggaggaagagactCAGGCCGTATCTTTTGAGATTCAACAG GATATGATCGAGGTGCTACAAAAGCGCTGCATTGAGCTGGAGTACCCACTTCTTGCGGAGTATGACTTTCGGAATGATACGGTCAACCCGGACATCAACATCGACCTGAAGCCGACTGCTGTACTACGACCCTATCAGGAAAAAAGTCTGCGTAAGATGTTTGGCAATGGACGTGCTCGCTCCGGAGTCATTGTGCTGCCCTGTG GAGCGGGTAAGTCTCTAGTGGGCGTAACAGCAGCGTGCACAGTCCGCAAACGTTGCCTGGTATTGGGTAACTCCTCTGTGTCGGTGGAACAGTGGAAGTCCCAATTCAAGATGTGGTCCACTATCGACGATTCTCAAATCTGCCGCTTCACTTCCGATGCCAAGGACAAGCCCATCGGTTGCTCAGTGGCCATCAGCACCTACTCCATGTTGGGCCACACCACCAAGCGCTCGTGGGAAGCTGAGAGGGTCATGGAGTGGATGAAAAGCCAGGAATGGGGCCTCATTATCCTTGATGAAGTACACACTATTCCTG CCAAAATGTTTCGAAGTGTACTGACCATCGTGCAGGCACACTGCAAACTAGGCCTCACTGCTACTCTAGTGAGGGAGGATGACAAGATTGTGGACCTCAACTTCTTAATTGGGCCAAAGCTTTACGAAGCCAACTGGATGGAGTTGCAGAGCAATGGCTATATAGCCAAAGTCCAGTGCGCagag GTGTGGTGCCCGATGTCTCCAGAGTTTTACAGAGAGTACGTGGCCATCAAAACAAAGAAGCGCATCTTGCTTTATACCATGAATCCCAATAAATTCCGGGCTTGCCAATTTCTCATTCGGTTCCATGAGCGGCGTAATGACAAGATCATTGTCTTTGCTGATAATGTCTTTGCCTTGAAAGAATACGCAATTCGTCTTAACAA GCCCTACATCTATGGGCCAACCTCCCAAGGGGAACGCATGCAGATCTTGCAGAACTTCAAACACAACCCAAAGATCAACACAATTTTCATTTCCAAG GTTGGAGACACCTCATTTGACTTGCCAGAAGCCAATGTTTTAATCCAAATCTCCTCTCATGGTGGCTCACGGAGGCAGGAAGCCCAGAGACTTGGTCGAGTTTTAAGAGCCAAAAAAG GAATGGTCGCAGAGGAATACAACGCATTCTTTTATTCGCTAGTGTCTCAAGACACCCAGGAGATGGCGTACTCCACCAAGAGGCAGAGGTTTCTCGTGGACCAGGGCTACAGCTTCAAG GTGATCACACAGTTGGCAGGAATGGAGGAAGAGGATTTGATGTTCTCCACCAGAGAGGAGCAACAACAGCTCCTTCAGAAGGTTCTGGCTGCATCTGATCTTGATGCTGAGGAGGAAACTGTGGAGGTGGGGACAAGGCCACAG TTTTCGCGGCGAACAGGGACCATGAGCTCCATGTCTGGTGCTGACGACACAGTCTATATGGAATATCAGGGCAAAAGCAAGGCACCATCTCTGGGCAAAGGAATACATCCGCTCTTCAAACGCTTCAGGAAGTAG